Genomic DNA from Blastocatellia bacterium:
TTCGAGCTTTCCGGCGAATTCCAAACAACGACCAGACAAAGCCTGCGGCCAGGCCAGTATCAGGCTGTCGAAGAGCAGGGGCGCGTTCGCGTCATTGGTCCTGCCGGCGAACCGGCGGTTGATGCGCCCGTTGTCATCTTGATGCCACGTGAGCTTTCATCCAGCTCGTTTACGCTGGGCGTCACAATTGGGATTGACTTCCATTGGCAGCGCCAGCAGCGGCAGAGCTTTCGTGGCACGCTCAAACTGATGGCGCTACATGAACGGGGCTTGACGGTGATTAACCAAATTCCTTTGGAGTCGTATTTGATCAGCGTCATTGCGTCCGAGATGAGCGCGCTGTGTCCATTGGAGTTGTTGAAAGCCCATGCGGTCGTCTCTCGCAGTTGGCTGCTAGCTCAGTTGCAGAAGACAGAAGACCGGAGCCACGAATCACGAACCCCAAACCACGAATCACGAACCACGAACCACGAATCACGGATCACGCATCACGGATCACGGATCGTGGATCACGAACCACGACCCACGATCCACGAACTCATCCGTTGGTATGATCGGGAAAGTCACGCTGACTTCGACGTCTGCGCTGACGACCATTGTCAGCGGTATCAGGGCATCGGCAGAGCTTTTTCTTCAACCGTGTTCGATGCAGTTGAGCAAACGCGCGGGCTGGTGCTAGTTCACGGTCAAGACATTTGTGACACGCGCTTTTCTAAGTGTTGTGGTGGCATGTCAGAAAATTATCGCGCTGCATGGCAGGACGTAGAGGTTCCCTATCTGGTCGGCGTCTATGATGGGCCGGACTGGCCTGCCGGCTATGGACTGCCGCTGACCGAAGAAGCAAATGCTGAGCGTTGGATCACCGGCGCGCCGCCGGCCTACTGTCATACATCGGACGCAACGATCATAGAAGAAATCCTGCCCGACTTTGATCAGGAGACGCGTGACTTTTATCGCTGGCAAGTCTGTTACGCGCAAGATGAACTACAAGCGCTGTTGCGTCAGAAATTGGGTTTTGATCTGGGCAGCGTCATCTCGCTGGAAGCTATTGAGCGGGGCGTTTCGGGTCGTATCGTGAGATTGAAGATTGTCGGCGACAAGATGAGCATCGTTGTTGGAAAAGAGTTGGAAATCCGCCGCGCGTTGTCGCCATCACACCTGTATAGCTCAGCATTTATCGTTCGCGCTGAAGAGGCGGGGCGCGTGCCCGAACGATTTCGTTTGATCGGCGCGGGTTGGGGACATGGCGTTGGGCTGTGCCAGATCGGCGCGGCGGTGATGGCGCGGCAAGGAAAATCCTATCGGGAAATTCTCACTCACTACTATCGCGGCAGCTCGTGGCGCATATTGTATTAGCCGCGCTTGTCGGTCTGAGTTTATGCCAATTGCGGAGGAAGAGACCGCCTTCTTTGTTGGGACGCTGCTGTGTGAACGCTTGCTGAGGTGTCATGTTTTTGTGTCGCAGCGAAGCACGTTTGTAGGGGCGTCGCTGTATGGATGCCCGCTGAGAGGGCAGCTAGACGTGCAACGTCTGGGTAGGCGTCACCCTTAATCGTTCGCGCCTTCGATAGCCGCCACCTCGGTCTCCCATCGGCTCGTTCATGCTCTCCCGTCGCTGGCGGCCACAAACGCGCTGCTCTGGCGCGTCTCAAACGCGCCACGCTGGCTTGCTTTGCTGCTGGAGACGTTGCATGTCTGGCTACCTTCTTGCAGGCTGCTTGCGCGGCCTCTGGTGGGTGAACCACCATCATGATAACTTCATAAAATGCCCACAGAAGATCGTAGACTGCCGCTTGGGAGATTCTGTTCCTGCTCTCCCATGTCACTTGGTCAAATATGGTCTTTCGTTGGACTATTGGTGTAAGCTCACCGGCAAATCGCTCTAGCGAAATGTCGGCATGGACTCCAATTCTTCTAATTCATCTTCGGGTAGGAGCGGTTCCGGCTGAGCCTTGCGCCAGCGACGCAAGCGATTATTCAACCAGTTCTGCGCGTCGTCGAACAAGGTGTACATGACGGGAATCACCAACAGCGTGATGAGCAAACAAAGAGTTTGTCCGCCAATGACCACGATCGAAACAGGACGTCGCAACGAGGAGCCGGGACCGAAGCTGAACGCCATCGGCAGCATGCCGGCGACGATGGTGATCGTCGTCATCAAGATCGGTCGTAAGCGATCGCGATTGCCCTGGATAACCGCTTCGTGACGAGGGACACCCGCTCGTCGCAGCGCATTCATGTGATCAACCTGAAGGATCGAATTCTTTTTCACAATGCCGAGCAAGAGCAGCAGTCCCACTGCCGAGAAAATGTTGAGCGTTTCGTTCGTCAGATAGAGCGAGAGCAAAGCGAACGGAATGCTCAGCGGCAGGCTGATCATGATGGTGACAGCGTCCAGATAACTCTCAAACTGCGCGGCCAGGATCATGTACATGAAAATGACGGAGAGCACAAAAGCGATGAAGAAATTCTGCATCGCGCGGCCGAGCTCGCGGCCACGGCCGGTCAACACAGAAGAGTAACCGGGCGCTAAGCCCATGCGGCTGGTCTCAGCTTTGAGCCGATCCTGAACCTCAGCCAGCGCGATGTTTGTGCCTTCGATATTGGCCAACAACGTCAACTGCCGTTGCCGATTGAGCCGTTCCACTTGGGCTGGACCGGTGCGCTCATAGAGCTTGACAAGGTTGACCAGCGGCACGTTTTCTCCACGCGCCGACGGCACATAGATGCTATTGATCAGCGACGGATCGTTACGGAATTCCGGCGCCACGCGCAGCCGCACCTCGTACAACTCATCGCCTTCACGCAAAGGTTGCGTGATGCGGTTGTCGCCTTCATAGACGGTGCGCAGGCTACGGGCCACATCCTCGACGCTGACGCCTAGTTGCGCTGCCCGTTCGCGGTCAATGGTCACACCGATTTCAGGCTTGCCCGTTTCCAACGTCGAGTCCACGTCTACAATGCCTGGGATTGACCGAAGAAAGTTTTGTAAGTGCTCGGAATACCGCGCCAATTGGGCTAGATCAGGTCCCTGCAAGGTGTATTGCACGGCTGCTGCACGAAATCCGCCGCCAGCAATGGTGGCCACATTTTGCACACTGGTCCGCAACTGAGGATATTTCTTGAGCAATCGTCGAGCTTGCGCCATCACGTCGAATTGCGTGTAATCGCGTTGGCGTAAATCGGTCAATGTGACGTAGAGCGCGCCGTTGTTGACCCGTTGTTGGCTGCCAGCGCCAATGCTGGTGAGGATGCTGACGACGCCGGGCAGTGAACGCAGGTCGCGTTCGATCTGCTGCATAATCGTATCCATGCCTTGCAGCGAAGTGCCTTCTGGCGCGCGCACCGTCACCTCGAATTGATTTTCATCCTCAAACGGAATGAAGTCTTTGCCCAACGCCATCGCCAGCGGAACAGTGGAGATGACAATCAACGTGGCTACCAACACTGTCGCGCCGCGATGGCGCAAGCTCCACTCCAGCAGCCACAGGTAGCCCTGTTCTATCCAGCGATAGAATCTCCGCTCCTTGCTGGCCACCGTCCGCCCATGCGCATTTTGGCGTGCCTTGAGAAATCGCGCGCATAACATCGGCGTCAGCGTGAAACTGACAAACAGCGAGACCATGATGGCAAAGGCCGAGGTTAGCCCGAAGCTCTTCATGAACCGCCCCACGATGCCCGACATGAATGCCACCGGCAAGAAGATCACGGCCAGCGACAATGTCGTTGCCATGACGGCCAATCCAATCTCCTGGGTCGCTTCCTTGGCTGCCCGGCGCGGTGATTTGCCTTTCTCCTCAATATGCCGATAAATGTTTTCCAGGACAACGATGGCATCATCAATGACAATGCCGATCATCAACGCCAGGGCCAACATCGTCTGTGAATTCAGCGTGAAGTCGGCGTAGTACATCAGCGCGAACGTAGAGATAATCGAGATGGGAATGGCCAGGCCGGCGATTACTGTCGAACGCCAATTCCACATGAAGAGCAACACGACTAACGCGGCCAGAATGCCGCCTTCAATCAAGTGATCGCGAATCGCCTCAAATGACGAATTGATGTAAGCAGACTGATCACGAATGACGCGCACGGTGATGTCCGGCGGCAGCGATGGGAGAAGCCCGTTGAGCCGGGCCTTGACGGCCTCGATGACCTGCACCGTATTGGCGCCCGATTGTTTGCGCACGTCAAGCAGCACCGCCGGTTGACCGTCCAACCGCGCCAGCGTCCGCGGGTCTTCGATGGAATCAACGACATAACCAATGTGAGAAAATCGTATCGGCGCGCCGCCGCGCTCGGTGATGATGATATTCTCAAAGTCGGCTGGCTGCTCAATGCGGCCTAGTGTGCGCACGGTCACTTCGCGTTGACCTGCTTCAATACGTCCGCCGGGTATCTCCACGTTTTGACTAGCCAAGGCGCGGCGCAATTGCGGGATGGTAATCCCATAAGCGACCAGTTTCTTCGGATCGAAATAAACTTGAATCTCGCGCTTGCGGCCGCCAATCAGGCGAATCTGACCGACACCAGAGGTTGATTCCAATACTTCCTTCAATTGTCTCTCAGCGATTTCGGTGATCTCGCGCAGGTCGCGCGGGCCTGAAACAGCCAGCGACATGATCGGCGAGGCATCAGTATCCAGCTTCTCGATGATCGGTGGATCGGTTCCTTCAGGAAAGTCTCGCAGAATGCGACTGACACGGTCACGCACATCTTGCGCGGCCGTTGCCACATCGCGCTCCAGCGCAAATGTGACGATAACCTGCGAGACCCCTTCGACGGTCACCGAACGCAGCTCGTCAATCCCTTCAATCGTGTTGACGGCCTCTTCGACGCGCTTGGTGATCTGCGTTTCGACCTCTTCCGGCGAAGCGCCCGGCAACACGGTGGTGATGGTGACAATGGGAAAGTCAACGCGAGGAAAACGGTCCACACCGAGTCGCAGGTAAGAGAACCCGCCAATAACCACCAGCGCAGCGATCATCATGACGGTAAAGACAGGACGACGAATGCAGACTTCAGCCAGCTTCATGCCTCACCCTCCGAGCGTGACCCGCGCGCCATCAAACAGCGAGCCAGCATTCTCGATCACCACCTGTTCACCTGATTTCACGCCCTCTTGCACTTCGATGAACCCATCAAGGTTCATCCCCAGCTTGACCTGCCGCTCAACGACATGATCACCGTCGAGCACAAACACCTTGCTGATGCCGACATACGTCACCACGGCGCTCTGGGGCACGACTACCACCGTGGCCTGAGGATTAACAACCAGCCGAGCGCGAGCGAAATAACCGGGTCGGAGCTCGCCGCTGTGATTGTCCACTTCGGCTTCAATGGTCAGCGTCCGTGTCTCTGGATTGACAACCGGATTGATGCGCGTGACGCGGCCTTGAAAAACCTTGCCCGACAACGCATCCACATTGAATGACAGCGGGCGACCGACAGCGACGTTGGCAGCAAATGGTTCGGGCACTTCGCCACGCAGGCGCAGCGGATTGAGCTTGACCAGTGTGACGACACGGTCGCCAGCCCTGACACGCTCGCCGGCCGAGACGTGCCGCGCCGTCACGCCGCCCGCGATCGGCGCGCGGATGTCTGTTTTCTCCAGATTCAGCCGAGCCAGCGCCAGCGCCGCGCGCCGTTGTTCAAGTTGCATCCACAGATGGCGAGCTTCTTCCAATGCGCTTTGATACTGCGCTTCGGCAATGCGAAAATTGGCTTCGGCTTGATCTAGCTCCTGCTGTGAAATGACGTTTTCTTCTCGAAGCTGACGCAAGCGGTTCAACCGTAGCACACGGTCATCCAACGACGCTTTGGCTTGTTTGACCATCGCCGTTTGGTGTGGATCAAAGGTCTCTTGTCCTTCAGGGATGCCCAGTCGAACCCAGATTTGTTTAAGCGCCGCCTCAGCCTCCTGCAGTCGCAATTGAAAATCGCGTTTGTCAACATGGGCGATGACCTGCCCTGGACGAACTACGCTGCCGATGTCCACCGTGATCTGCGCGATGACACCTTCCACTTCACTGCTCACGATCACTTCATCATCGGTTGCCAGGACGCCAACAATTTCAATCGTCCGGGCTACTGTTCGCGCTTGAGCCGGCGCAACCCGGACCGTCGCCACTGTCGCCGGTTGCGCATTGGCGCTGGCCGGAGGCTGATCGCCCTTGCTTGAGCACCCGGCGCCACCGAGCGCGAGCATGATACCACAGCACGCCACCATCCAACTTCGACTCATGATGACTTCTTCTCCTTCTTCGATTGCAACACGCCATGCAAGAAGACTTGCGCAAACAATCGCGCTGCTTGGCGACTGCTGAGCTTCACAATCTTGCCCTCCGGATCGAATAACTCTCTGACCTGCGCCTGGTAAACAACCATGCCGAAAAATGCTCGCGCCATCGCCTTGGGCTCTACGGGACGATAAACGCCGTCTTTGATGCGTCGGGCGATGTAATCGGCAATGAACTGGAAATTCGGTGCGGCCTGCGACTGAAAAAACATCCGGCTCAGCTCATGCCCCTCCAACGCGCTGTGCAACAAGAGGCGCAAGAAAGTCCCATCCTGACGGTGCAATTCCAGAAGGCCATAGGCGAGGTCTTCAAACAGCGCTTCGTCATCCAGGCGCTCAATGTCGCGTTCGAGCACGCTGCGTATCTTCTGTTGATACTCGCTCATCTTGAAATCAATGATGGCTGAATACAAATCCTGCTTGGTGGGAAAATGACGAAAGATCAACGCTTCGTTGACGCCTGCTGCTGTGGCGATTTCTTTGGTCGTCGTCCCTTTGAATCCCTTTTGAGCGAACTGTTGCATCGCCGTGCGAATGATTTGCTGCCGTCGGTCGGCGGCGGTCATGCGCAATGGCTTCGCTCGTTGTTCAGTCACTGCCAGTCCTGGTGCGGCCATAGTCTTGGTCTCCTCGACGAAAAGTAAGTAACTACTTACCACGTTTTCCAGAATCTGGCAAGAGGCTTGCCGCGAATTCCTGCTGGGACGTGGTGCGCGCTCGGCCGATGGATCGTTGCGCGAGAGGCGACGTGCGCGTTTCCGGTGAATTACACAGTGCACCGGGCACACCACGACGGATGAAAAAGAAATTCTTCCGCGTCGGCGGCCGTGTTTTGTAGGCTATTTGGAGAGACGAAACCGATTCTTCCTAATGTAGGAGAATCGGCGTGAGTTCATGCAATCTGTGATTTTGAACAAGAGTTACGCGCTTTCCGCTTCCTGCATTGCCAGTGTGTGATCAATCTGGGTTTCAAGACCCCACGACGGAATATCGTCGTTGACGAGGAAGCGATCGAGCAATTCCGGTTTATCGAGTAAATATCCGGCGCCGCAGGCCACTGTTTCTAACGGGCGTTCTGCGCGCATCACTGGCAGGTTGATGTCATGCTGGAGCCGAGCCTCCAGACCGTGCAGGAGCGAGCCACCACCGGTCAACAGGATACCGGTCGTAAACAAGTCAGCAGAAACATCCGGCGGAACCTCGCTCATGACCAAGCGAACGCTTTCACTGATAGCCCGAATCAGACGGTCTAGTACGTTGAAAATCTCATCGCTGTCAACCTCAAGTTGATGTGGCGCGTTGTCAACCATGCTTTTGCCAACTATGGTCGTAGCGCGACGTTCCGCATCGGGCAATGCACATCCGAGTTGAATTTTGATGGATTCAGCCGTTTGCTCTCCGACGAGAACGCGGTAGGTTTGGCGAATGTATTCGGCGATGGCTCGATCCATAGCCAGCCCGGCGATGTCTACCGAGTGCGATGAGATGGCGCCGGATGCCGACACGATGCTGATGTTCGTTGTTCCGCCGCCAATGTCCACAATCATTCGGGCGCGGGTGTCTTGGAAGAGCACGCCGGCGCCAATAGCTGCTGCGACGCCTTCCTCGACCAATGAGACATGGGCGCCGCTGGCTTGCGTGACAGAGACCTGGATGCCACGCCGCTCCAGGTGAGTGGCGGAATTCGGCGTGCCGACAATCATGTGGTAGAGCCGGCGCGGCAGCAACCAATGTTGGCCTGCCTTACGTAAAAATATGCGCAACATGCACTCGGTTAATTCGTAGTTGGCGACGACGCCATGCTCAATCGGACGATGCACGATGATGTCGCGCGGTTCACGACCCATCAGGGTCAGCGCTTCGCGCCCGGCCGCCATAATATTACCGGTGAACCGGTTCAGCGCGATCAACGAAGGCTCATTCAGCACGATGCCGCGCCCCGGCGAGTAAATCAGCGTGTTGACCGTTCCCAAGTCAATGGCCAATCCTCTGTTGAACAACCGCTTTATTTTCCTGTGGATCATACCTTCTACTCTCACCTCACTCCTGCATCTATTGCTCGGTGTCGAACGCTTGGATGCACAGATTCGTGTTTGCGTTTCACTGAGATACTGATGAGATCAAAAATGACGATCCGTGCAGCGCCGATACGCTTGCTTCTTGGCTCTCCGGCTAACCCCTGCGCGTTACACGCCTTCTCACGATCGCTTCACGCGCCAGGAGCTTGAGCCGATGGACCGATGGGGGCATACACCGGCGCTGAGTTTTAACTTTGAATTTCAACTTTTGTAACACGCGTGCCGTATAGTTGGAGCTTCTCGGTGGGAACTTAAGGTCCCCGATGCGCGTCCATCGAGGAGGAGTTGTTCATGTCATCAGTAGGGAGGCGTGATAAGAATGAATCACAGGCTGAATGCCTGCGCCACATTCTCACAGGAGTTGTCACTATGCAACAGCACGCCACGAACCATGAAAATGGTTATTTTTGAAGGAGTGATTATGATGTTTGAAAAGTCGTTGATTGTGACATTGCCTCAACGCAGCCGGCAGCCATTGAGAGGTTTCTTGGTTGGCACGTTTATCGGCTACAGTGCCTTGATTGCCGCGGTGTTGGTTGGCAGCATTTTATTAACACAGCCTCAATTGAATGAAACACTGATGGGGTCAGTTTTTATTTCATCACCGCCGCCGCCACCGCCGCCACCACCCGCAGATGGCGCAACTCGACCTGTATCCTCGGCTACAGCCGTGCGAACCATCGCATTTACCTATGTGGGTCCAACGCTCACGCCACGCCAATTGCCGTTGACCCATGATCTGCCCGGTGATGGTGAACGATCTACTGTGGGCCTCTCTAGTGGCGTTGAGGGTGGGGTGCCAGGCGGTGTTGCCGGCGGTGTGATCGGCGGTATCGTCGGGGGTGTGCTTGGCTCGATGCCTGCGGCCACCGCAACGCCTCCATCTTCGACCGTCAGGCCAGATGAAGCTCGTGCGACACCACCAATACCTTCTGCAACGCCCCAACGGGTGAGCACGGGTATTTTGTTAGGCAACACGGTCCGTCAAGTGGCGGCTGCATACCCGCCGATTGCTCGTAGCACCGGCATTGAAGGCGTCGTTGAAGTTCAGATCGTGGTTGACGAGCAGGGCAACGTGATTGCAGCGGAAGTGTTGAGTGGCCATCCGCTGCTGCGGCAAGCTGCGCTGGAAGCGGCTCGTCAATGGAAATTCCGGCCCACGATGTTGAACGATCAGCCAATCAAAGTATCGGGCATACTGAAATTCACATTCAAGCTGACGTGAAGCTCGGCGTTGCACAGGAAGCACATGCATCAGCCGAGCGGAGCGTGATCTCACAACCAGATCGTTGATTACCGTGGCGCGGAGAGTGGTCGCCGAGAAAGTTGGCCAAGCGCCGCCGGCGGCTGGCCGACGGCGCGCCACTTGCATCGTGTGCCTCATTCAGCGGCGGCAATCGTCTCTTGCACATGAGCGGCGCGCGCAGCGCGCAGCCGATCATACTCAGCGGCCACGTCTTCGTCCATGCGGCTGAGCTCATCAAGATCAACCTCGGCAAATTCGAGCACGTCCATATCAACAAACGCCCTCTGGATGCGCGGGCCCCACACGCCAATATCCTTGAGTGTTGGCACAATGCGCGTGAACAATCGCCGTTGGTATTGTTTCATGAAGAAGGAATTTGCTACGTACTCTATACACTCTTGGACAGGCAGTCCGAGGTGCTCCCAGACTTCTTGGCCGAGGAACCGGTCGCGCATCAAGTAGCACGCTTCGACGGCGAACTGTTCGCGCTCGTCGCGCTCCGCCTCGGTCAACTGTGGATAGTAGTCGCGCAATGCCAGTC
This window encodes:
- a CDS encoding SpoIID/LytB domain-containing protein, coding for MNVFTDEPTIAVGLLTGVKEVHFELSGEFQTTTRQSLRPGQYQAVEEQGRVRVIGPAGEPAVDAPVVILMPRELSSSSFTLGVTIGIDFHWQRQQRQSFRGTLKLMALHERGLTVINQIPLESYLISVIASEMSALCPLELLKAHAVVSRSWLLAQLQKTEDRSHESRTPNHESRTTNHESRITHHGSRIVDHEPRPTIHELIRWYDRESHADFDVCADDHCQRYQGIGRAFSSTVFDAVEQTRGLVLVHGQDICDTRFSKCCGGMSENYRAAWQDVEVPYLVGVYDGPDWPAGYGLPLTEEANAERWITGAPPAYCHTSDATIIEEILPDFDQETRDFYRWQVCYAQDELQALLRQKLGFDLGSVISLEAIERGVSGRIVRLKIVGDKMSIVVGKELEIRRALSPSHLYSSAFIVRAEEAGRVPERFRLIGAGWGHGVGLCQIGAAVMARQGKSYREILTHYYRGSSWRILY
- a CDS encoding efflux RND transporter permease subunit codes for the protein MKLAEVCIRRPVFTVMMIAALVVIGGFSYLRLGVDRFPRVDFPIVTITTVLPGASPEEVETQITKRVEEAVNTIEGIDELRSVTVEGVSQVIVTFALERDVATAAQDVRDRVSRILRDFPEGTDPPIIEKLDTDASPIMSLAVSGPRDLREITEIAERQLKEVLESTSGVGQIRLIGGRKREIQVYFDPKKLVAYGITIPQLRRALASQNVEIPGGRIEAGQREVTVRTLGRIEQPADFENIIITERGGAPIRFSHIGYVVDSIEDPRTLARLDGQPAVLLDVRKQSGANTVQVIEAVKARLNGLLPSLPPDITVRVIRDQSAYINSSFEAIRDHLIEGGILAALVVLLFMWNWRSTVIAGLAIPISIISTFALMYYADFTLNSQTMLALALMIGIVIDDAIVVLENIYRHIEEKGKSPRRAAKEATQEIGLAVMATTLSLAVIFLPVAFMSGIVGRFMKSFGLTSAFAIMVSLFVSFTLTPMLCARFLKARQNAHGRTVASKERRFYRWIEQGYLWLLEWSLRHRGATVLVATLIVISTVPLAMALGKDFIPFEDENQFEVTVRAPEGTSLQGMDTIMQQIERDLRSLPGVVSILTSIGAGSQQRVNNGALYVTLTDLRQRDYTQFDVMAQARRLLKKYPQLRTSVQNVATIAGGGFRAAAVQYTLQGPDLAQLARYSEHLQNFLRSIPGIVDVDSTLETGKPEIGVTIDRERAAQLGVSVEDVARSLRTVYEGDNRITQPLREGDELYEVRLRVAPEFRNDPSLINSIYVPSARGENVPLVNLVKLYERTGPAQVERLNRQRQLTLLANIEGTNIALAEVQDRLKAETSRMGLAPGYSSVLTGRGRELGRAMQNFFIAFVLSVIFMYMILAAQFESYLDAVTIMISLPLSIPFALLSLYLTNETLNIFSAVGLLLLLGIVKKNSILQVDHMNALRRAGVPRHEAVIQGNRDRLRPILMTTITIVAGMLPMAFSFGPGSSLRRPVSIVVIGGQTLCLLITLLVIPVMYTLFDDAQNWLNNRLRRWRKAQPEPLLPEDELEELESMPTFR
- a CDS encoding efflux RND transporter periplasmic adaptor subunit — encoded protein: MSRSWMVACCGIMLALGGAGCSSKGDQPPASANAQPATVATVRVAPAQARTVARTIEIVGVLATDDEVIVSSEVEGVIAQITVDIGSVVRPGQVIAHVDKRDFQLRLQEAEAALKQIWVRLGIPEGQETFDPHQTAMVKQAKASLDDRVLRLNRLRQLREENVISQQELDQAEANFRIAEAQYQSALEEARHLWMQLEQRRAALALARLNLEKTDIRAPIAGGVTARHVSAGERVRAGDRVVTLVKLNPLRLRGEVPEPFAANVAVGRPLSFNVDALSGKVFQGRVTRINPVVNPETRTLTIEAEVDNHSGELRPGYFARARLVVNPQATVVVVPQSAVVTYVGISKVFVLDGDHVVERQVKLGMNLDGFIEVQEGVKSGEQVVIENAGSLFDGARVTLGG
- a CDS encoding TetR/AcrR family transcriptional regulator, with product MAAPGLAVTEQRAKPLRMTAADRRQQIIRTAMQQFAQKGFKGTTTKEIATAAGVNEALIFRHFPTKQDLYSAIIDFKMSEYQQKIRSVLERDIERLDDEALFEDLAYGLLELHRQDGTFLRLLLHSALEGHELSRMFFQSQAAPNFQFIADYIARRIKDGVYRPVEPKAMARAFFGMVVYQAQVRELFDPEGKIVKLSSRQAARLFAQVFLHGVLQSKKEKKSS
- a CDS encoding rod shape-determining protein; translation: MIHRKIKRLFNRGLAIDLGTVNTLIYSPGRGIVLNEPSLIALNRFTGNIMAAGREALTLMGREPRDIIVHRPIEHGVVANYELTECMLRIFLRKAGQHWLLPRRLYHMIVGTPNSATHLERRGIQVSVTQASGAHVSLVEEGVAAAIGAGVLFQDTRARMIVDIGGGTTNISIVSASGAISSHSVDIAGLAMDRAIAEYIRQTYRVLVGEQTAESIKIQLGCALPDAERRATTIVGKSMVDNAPHQLEVDSDEIFNVLDRLIRAISESVRLVMSEVPPDVSADLFTTGILLTGGGSLLHGLEARLQHDINLPVMRAERPLETVACGAGYLLDKPELLDRFLVNDDIPSWGLETQIDHTLAMQEAESA
- a CDS encoding energy transducer TonB codes for the protein MMFEKSLIVTLPQRSRQPLRGFLVGTFIGYSALIAAVLVGSILLTQPQLNETLMGSVFISSPPPPPPPPPADGATRPVSSATAVRTIAFTYVGPTLTPRQLPLTHDLPGDGERSTVGLSSGVEGGVPGGVAGGVIGGIVGGVLGSMPAATATPPSSTVRPDEARATPPIPSATPQRVSTGILLGNTVRQVAAAYPPIARSTGIEGVVEVQIVVDEQGNVIAAEVLSGHPLLRQAALEAARQWKFRPTMLNDQPIKVSGILKFTFKLT